The following coding sequences lie in one Arabidopsis thaliana chromosome 3, partial sequence genomic window:
- a CDS encoding ARM repeat superfamily protein (ARM repeat superfamily protein; FUNCTIONS IN: binding; INVOLVED IN: biological_process unknown; LOCATED IN: cellular_component unknown; CONTAINS InterPro DOMAIN/s: Armadillo-type fold (InterPro:IPR016024); BEST Arabidopsis thaliana protein match is: ARM repeat superfamily protein (TAIR:AT3G01450.1); Has 181 Blast hits to 181 proteins in 46 species: Archae - 0; Bacteria - 0; Metazoa - 71; Fungi - 0; Plants - 105; Viruses - 0; Other Eukaryotes - 5 (source: NCBI BLink).) has product MAAKALKDLKNLPVSERNIDCKKNPCAGKMNGKAEDRPPQNSVPLDHNHPTGDEIEKPEAERVIVELEYIKSKDLNNVAEVDAVLKVSIVLSWYYTMLYCDFSFSLDRSSSFHFPQGRNAAFAKVILFVVKSLKNPRSAVSKTACMTSEDIFSSYNDHIFDQLDRLLTQLLLKSSQDKRFVCEAAERALVAMTTHVSPALLLPKLRPCLKNKSPRIRAKASACFSGCVPRLGIEGMREYGIETNSQNLRRLHGQSSWNLRQCIRKLLLSNPRRRIQRQPLGQSSANQTSHLLVHRLCFVSPMSLVRLERVLLRVHDTSPHYVPCSLYKLSRDQYFYTYWVVILFTPKNKYGMFFVPRQKVY; this is encoded by the exons ATGGCTGCTaaggctttaaaagatttgaagaatcTTCCTGTCTCTGAGAGGAATATTGACTGTAAAAAAAATCCTTGTGCTGGCAAAATGAATGGAAAAGCTGAAGATAGACCACCACAAAACTCTGTCCCCTTGGATCACAATCATCCTACAGGCGATGAGATAGAGAAACCTGAGGCAGAAAGAGTTATCGTAGAACTTGAGTATATCAAATCCAAAGACTTGAACAATGTAGCTGAAGTTGATGCAGTTCTCAAGGTATCAATTGTTCTTTCCTGGTATTATACTATGCTTTACTGTGACTTCTCATTT TCACTTGACCGTTCGTCGTCTTTCCATTTTCCACAAGGAAGAAATGCTGCATTTGCT AAAGTGATCCTGTTTGTCGTGAAATCATTGAAGAACCCAAGAAGTGCTGTAAGTAAAACCGCATGTATGACATCTGAAGACATCTTCAGCTCATATAATGACCATATATTCGATCAATTGGATCGCCTG CTTACTCAACTCCTCCTTAAATCTTCCCAAGACAAGCGATTTGTTTGTGAAGCAGCGGAAAGAGCATTAGTAGCAATGACTACACATGTTTCTCCTGCCTTGCTGTTGCCAAAGCTTCGACCTTGTCTCAAGAATAAGAGTCCTCGGATCCGCGCAAAAGCATCTGCGTGCTTCTCCGGATGTGTTCCCCGACTG GGCATTGAAGGCATGAGAGAATATGGAATTGAGACCAACTCCCAGAATCTCAGGAGGCTGCACGGACAGTCTTCCTGGAACTTGAGACAGTGTATAAGAAAACTACTCCTGTCGAACCCGAGGAGGAGAATCCAGAGGCAGCCACTTGGCCAATCTTCTGCCAATCAAACCTCTCACCTCTTAGTGCACAGGCTGTGCTTCGTGTCACCAATGTCACTGGTGAGGCTCGAGAGGGTCTTGTTACGGGTTCATGACACGAGCCCTCATTACGTCCCTTGTTCATTATATAAGTTATCTAGAGACCAGTACTTCTATACATATTGGGTTGTGATTCTGTTTACTCCTAAGAATAAATATGGAATGTTTTTTGTACCAAGGCAAAAAGTAtattaa
- a CDS encoding ARM repeat superfamily protein — protein MQFSSHLTVRRLSIFHKEEMLHLLEKVILFVVKSLKNPRSAVSKTACMTSEDIFSSYNDHIFDQLDRLLTQLLLKSSQDKRFVCEAAERALVAMTTHVSPALLLPKLRPCLKNKSPRIRAKASACFSGCVPRLGIEGMREYGIETNSQNLRRLHGQSSWNLRQCIRKLLLSNPRRRIQRQPLGQSSANQTSHLLVHRLCFVSPMSLVRLERVLLRVHDTSPHYVPCSLYKLSRDQYFYTYWVVILFTPKNKYGMFFVPRQKVY, from the exons ATGCAGTTCTCAAG TCACTTGACCGTTCGTCGTCTTTCCATTTTCCACAAGGAAGAAATGCTGCATTTGCT GGAGAAAGTGATCCTGTTTGTCGTGAAATCATTGAAGAACCCAAGAAGTGCTGTAAGTAAAACCGCATGTATGACATCTGAAGACATCTTCAGCTCATATAATGACCATATATTCGATCAATTGGATCGCCTG CTTACTCAACTCCTCCTTAAATCTTCCCAAGACAAGCGATTTGTTTGTGAAGCAGCGGAAAGAGCATTAGTAGCAATGACTACACATGTTTCTCCTGCCTTGCTGTTGCCAAAGCTTCGACCTTGTCTCAAGAATAAGAGTCCTCGGATCCGCGCAAAAGCATCTGCGTGCTTCTCCGGATGTGTTCCCCGACTG GGCATTGAAGGCATGAGAGAATATGGAATTGAGACCAACTCCCAGAATCTCAGGAGGCTGCACGGACAGTCTTCCTGGAACTTGAGACAGTGTATAAGAAAACTACTCCTGTCGAACCCGAGGAGGAGAATCCAGAGGCAGCCACTTGGCCAATCTTCTGCCAATCAAACCTCTCACCTCTTAGTGCACAGGCTGTGCTTCGTGTCACCAATGTCACTGGTGAGGCTCGAGAGGGTCTTGTTACGGGTTCATGACACGAGCCCTCATTACGTCCCTTGTTCATTATATAAGTTATCTAGAGACCAGTACTTCTATACATATTGGGTTGTGATTCTGTTTACTCCTAAGAATAAATATGGAATGTTTTTTGTACCAAGGCAAAAAGTAtattaa
- a CDS encoding ARM repeat superfamily protein, producing MLHLLEKVILFVVKSLKNPRSAVSKTACMTSEDIFSSYNDHIFDQLDRLLTQLLLKSSQDKRFVCEAAERALVAMTTHVSPALLLPKLRPCLKNKSPRIRAKASACFSGCVPRLGIEGMREYGIETNSQNLRRLHGQSSWNLRQCIRKLLLSNPRRRIQRQPLGQSSANQTSHLLVHRLCFVSPMSLVRLERVLLRVHDTSPHYVPCSLYKLSRDQYFYTYWVVILFTPKNKYGMFFVPRQKVY from the exons ATGCTGCATTTGCT GGAGAAAGTGATCCTGTTTGTCGTGAAATCATTGAAGAACCCAAGAAGTGCTGTAAGTAAAACCGCATGTATGACATCTGAAGACATCTTCAGCTCATATAATGACCATATATTCGATCAATTGGATCGCCTG CTTACTCAACTCCTCCTTAAATCTTCCCAAGACAAGCGATTTGTTTGTGAAGCAGCGGAAAGAGCATTAGTAGCAATGACTACACATGTTTCTCCTGCCTTGCTGTTGCCAAAGCTTCGACCTTGTCTCAAGAATAAGAGTCCTCGGATCCGCGCAAAAGCATCTGCGTGCTTCTCCGGATGTGTTCCCCGACTG GGCATTGAAGGCATGAGAGAATATGGAATTGAGACCAACTCCCAGAATCTCAGGAGGCTGCACGGACAGTCTTCCTGGAACTTGAGACAGTGTATAAGAAAACTACTCCTGTCGAACCCGAGGAGGAGAATCCAGAGGCAGCCACTTGGCCAATCTTCTGCCAATCAAACCTCTCACCTCTTAGTGCACAGGCTGTGCTTCGTGTCACCAATGTCACTGGTGAGGCTCGAGAGGGTCTTGTTACGGGTTCATGACACGAGCCCTCATTACGTCCCTTGTTCATTATATAAGTTATCTAGAGACCAGTACTTCTATACATATTGGGTTGTGATTCTGTTTACTCCTAAGAATAAATATGGAATGTTTTTTGTACCAAGGCAAAAAGTAtattaa
- a CDS encoding tubulin-tyrosine ligase, with translation MDLELGEGVMEKLVSPSGEDMNSRAQQNWKNVTAEVTSNYSRITFYLFATTVVITILVGSIFVLWFDTRNVGTLHKLLYVFLSAATIPYIGLLFICLCNDVPVPSYRLGAEGRFGIYLATMVVIYCISYSIEDFDVMMEVSFLVIMSIIGAVTIVQLHSPAEDLNSSRTTFILFLGTMSAILGCVAKDSWMSLSGSLCFFMVVMCIIKTNCLAADHFEEKQRERRRHRHRLPHPHPHPHPHPHPHPHPHPHPHPHPHPHPEPLLSVSFPHVDS, from the exons ATGGATTTGGAACTAGGCGAAGGCGTGATGGAAAAACTCGTGAGCCCTTCAGGGGAAGACATGAACTCGCGAGCTCAGCAAAATTGGAAGAATGTAACTGCTGAAGTGACCAGTAATTACTCTCGGATCACCTTTTACTTATTCGCTACCACAGTTGTCATCACCATTCTCGTTGGGTCCATCTTTGTTCTATGGTTTGACACCCGCAACGTTGGCACCTTGCACAAGTTACT GTATGTCTTCTTGTCTGCTGCAACCATTCCATACATTGGTTTGCTATTCATTTGCTTGTGCAACGATGTTCCAGTCCCGAGTTATCGGCTAGGAGCTGAGGGACGGTTTGGGATCTACCTAGCTACAATGGTTGTCATTTATTGCATATCCTACAGCATCGAGGACTTTGATGTGATGATGGAAGTGTCATTTCTGGTGATTATGTCTATAATAGGAGCGGTTACAATCGTTCAACTTCATTCTCCTGCCGAGGATTTAAATTCCAGCCGAACCACATTCATACTATTTCTAGGGACGATGTCTGCTATTCTGGGTTGTGTAGCGAAGGATTCTTGGATGTCCCTTTCTGGTagcctctgtttcttcatggTTGTCATGTGTATCATCAAAACCAACTGCTTGGCTGCTGAtcattttgaagaaaaacaacGAGAACGCCGTCGCCATCGCCATCGCCTTCCCCATCCCCATCCCCATCCCCATCCCCATCCCCATCCCCATCCCCATCCCCATCCCCATCCCCATCCCCATCCCCATCCCCATCCCGAACCCCTTCTTTCAGTTTCGTTCCCCCATGTGGATTCTTGA
- the BRC1 gene encoding TCP family transcription factor (BRANCHED 1 (BRC1); CONTAINS InterPro DOMAIN/s: Transcription factor, TCP (InterPro:IPR005333), CYC/TB1, R domain (InterPro:IPR017888), Transcription factor TCP subgroup (InterPro:IPR017887); BEST Arabidopsis thaliana protein match is: TCP domain protein 12 (TAIR:AT1G68800.1); Has 30201 Blast hits to 17322 proteins in 780 species: Archae - 12; Bacteria - 1396; Metazoa - 17338; Fungi - 3422; Plants - 5037; Viruses - 0; Other Eukaryotes - 2996 (source: NCBI BLink).) → MNNNIFSTTTTINDDYMLFPYNDHYSSQPLLPFSPSSSINDILIHSTSNTSNNHLDHHHQFQQPSPFSHFEFAPDCALLTSFHPENNGHDDNQTIPNDNHHPSLHFPLNNTIVEQPTEPSETINLIEDSQRISTSQDPKMKKAKKPSRTDRHSKIKTAKGTRDRRMRLSLDVAKELFGLQDMLGFDKASKTVEWLLTQAKPEIIKIATTLSHHGCFSSGDESHIRPVLGSMDTSSDLCELASMWTVDDRGSNTNTTETRGNKVDGRSMRGKRKRPEPRTPILKKLSKEERAKARERAKGRTMEKMMMKMKGRSQLVKVVEEDAHDHGEIIKNNNRSQVNRSSFEMTHCEDKIEELCKNDRFAVCNEFIMNKKDHISNESYDLVNYKPNSSFPVINHHRSQGAANSIEQHQFTDLHYSFGAKPRDLMHNYQNMY, encoded by the exons ATGAACAACAACATTTTCAGTACTACTACCACCATCAATGACGACTACATGTTATTCCCTTATAATGACCATTATTCCTCACAACCATTGCTCCCTTTTAgcccttcttcttccattaaCGACATCTTGATTCACTCCACCTCTAACACATCAAACAATCATCTtgaccatcatcatcaattccAACAACCTTCTCCTTTTTCTCACTTCGAATTTGCCCCGGACTGCGCCCTCCTCACCTCTTTCCACCCAGAAAACAATGGCCATGATGATAACCAAACCATCCCAAACGACAATCATCATCCATCACTTCACTTTCCCTTGAACAACACCATTGTAGAACAACCCACTGAGCCCTCGGAAACTATAAACCTTATAGAAGATTCCCAGAGAATCTCAACTTCTCAAGacccaaaaatgaaaaaagccAAGAAACCCAGCAGAACGGACAGGCACAGCAAGATCAAAACGGCCAAAGGGACACGAGATCGTAGGATGAGACTCTCGCTAGATGTCGCCAAAGAGTTGTTTGGCTTACAAGACATGCTTGGATTTGACAAAGCCAGCAAAACCGTTGAATGGTTGCTTACACAAGCAAAACCTGAGATCATAAAGATCGCGACAACCCTTTCTCACCATGGCTGCTTCAGCAGCGGCGATGAGTCTCATATCC GACCGGTGTTAGGATCCATGGACACATCTTCTGATCTATGTGAACTTGCATCCATGTGGACGGTCGACGATAGAGGCAGCAATACTAACACGACCG AAACAAGAGGAAACAAGGTCGATGGGAGATCGATGAGAGGGAAGAGAAAGAGGCCAGAACCGCGAACGCCCATTTTAAAGAAGTTGTCCAAGGAGGAGAGAGCGAAAGCTAGAGAAAGAGCAAAGGGTAGAACAATggagaaaatgatgatgaagatgaaaggAAGATCACAATTAGTGAAAGTTGTGGAAGAAGACGCTCATGATCATGGTGAGAtaataaagaataataatagaaGCCAAGTGAATCGGAGTTCTTTTGAGATGACACACTGCGAAGACAAGATCGAAGAACTTTGCAAGAACGATCGTTTTGCAGTTTGCAACGAATTTATCATGAATAAGAAAGATCACATTTCAAATGAATCTTATGACTTAGTCAACTACAAACCGAACTCATCATTCCCAGTGATTAACCACCATCGCAGCCAAGGAGCAGCTAATTCCATTGAG CAGCATCAGTTTACGGATCTTCATTACTCCTTCGGCGCGAAACCAAGAGACCTCATGCACAACTATCAAAACATGTATTGA
- the BRC1 gene encoding TCP family transcription factor (BRANCHED 1 (BRC1); FUNCTIONS IN: sequence-specific DNA binding transcription factor activity; INVOLVED IN: regulation of secondary shoot formation, regulation of transcription; LOCATED IN: nucleus; EXPRESSED IN: axillary bud, axillary bud meristem; CONTAINS InterPro DOMAIN/s: Transcription factor, TCP (InterPro:IPR005333), CYC/TB1, R domain (InterPro:IPR017888), Transcription factor TCP subgroup (InterPro:IPR017887); BEST Arabidopsis thaliana protein match is: TCP domain protein 12 (TAIR:AT1G68800.1); Has 30201 Blast hits to 17322 proteins in 780 species: Archae - 12; Bacteria - 1396; Metazoa - 17338; Fungi - 3422; Plants - 5037; Viruses - 0; Other Eukaryotes - 2996 (source: NCBI BLink).) has translation MNNNIFSTTTTINDDYMLFPYNDHYSSQPLLPFSPSSSINDILIHSTSNTSNNHLDHHHQFQQPSPFSHFEFAPDCALLTSFHPENNGHDDNQTIPNDNHHPSLHFPLNNTIVEQPTEPSETINLIEDSQRISTSQDPKMKKAKKPSRTDRHSKIKTAKGTRDRRMRLSLDVAKELFGLQDMLGFDKASKTVEWLLTQAKPEIIKIATTLSHHGCFSSGDESHIRSMDTSSDLCELASMWTVDDRGSNTNTTETRGNKVDGRSMRGKRKRPEPRTPILKKLSKEERAKARERAKGRTMEKMMMKMKGRSQLVKVVEEDAHDHGEIIKNNNRSQVNRSSFEMTHCEDKIEELCKNDRFAVCNEFIMNKKDHISNESYDLVNYKPNSSFPVINHHRSQGAANSIEQHQFTDLHYSFGAKPRDLMHNYQNMY, from the exons ATGAACAACAACATTTTCAGTACTACTACCACCATCAATGACGACTACATGTTATTCCCTTATAATGACCATTATTCCTCACAACCATTGCTCCCTTTTAgcccttcttcttccattaaCGACATCTTGATTCACTCCACCTCTAACACATCAAACAATCATCTtgaccatcatcatcaattccAACAACCTTCTCCTTTTTCTCACTTCGAATTTGCCCCGGACTGCGCCCTCCTCACCTCTTTCCACCCAGAAAACAATGGCCATGATGATAACCAAACCATCCCAAACGACAATCATCATCCATCACTTCACTTTCCCTTGAACAACACCATTGTAGAACAACCCACTGAGCCCTCGGAAACTATAAACCTTATAGAAGATTCCCAGAGAATCTCAACTTCTCAAGacccaaaaatgaaaaaagccAAGAAACCCAGCAGAACGGACAGGCACAGCAAGATCAAAACGGCCAAAGGGACACGAGATCGTAGGATGAGACTCTCGCTAGATGTCGCCAAAGAGTTGTTTGGCTTACAAGACATGCTTGGATTTGACAAAGCCAGCAAAACCGTTGAATGGTTGCTTACACAAGCAAAACCTGAGATCATAAAGATCGCGACAACCCTTTCTCACCATGGCTGCTTCAGCAGCGGCGATGAGTCTCATATCC GATCCATGGACACATCTTCTGATCTATGTGAACTTGCATCCATGTGGACGGTCGACGATAGAGGCAGCAATACTAACACGACCG AAACAAGAGGAAACAAGGTCGATGGGAGATCGATGAGAGGGAAGAGAAAGAGGCCAGAACCGCGAACGCCCATTTTAAAGAAGTTGTCCAAGGAGGAGAGAGCGAAAGCTAGAGAAAGAGCAAAGGGTAGAACAATggagaaaatgatgatgaagatgaaaggAAGATCACAATTAGTGAAAGTTGTGGAAGAAGACGCTCATGATCATGGTGAGAtaataaagaataataatagaaGCCAAGTGAATCGGAGTTCTTTTGAGATGACACACTGCGAAGACAAGATCGAAGAACTTTGCAAGAACGATCGTTTTGCAGTTTGCAACGAATTTATCATGAATAAGAAAGATCACATTTCAAATGAATCTTATGACTTAGTCAACTACAAACCGAACTCATCATTCCCAGTGATTAACCACCATCGCAGCCAAGGAGCAGCTAATTCCATTGAG CAGCATCAGTTTACGGATCTTCATTACTCCTTCGGCGCGAAACCAAGAGACCTCATGCACAACTATCAAAACATGTATTGA
- the BRC1 gene encoding TCP family transcription factor: protein MNNNIFSTTTTINDDYMLFPYNDHYSSQPLLPFSPSSSINDILIHSTSNTSNNHLDHHHQFQQPSPFSHFEFAPDCALLTSFHPENNGHDDNQTIPNDNHHPSLHFPLNNTIVEQPTEPSETINLIEDSQRISTSQDPKMKKAKKPSRTDRHSKIKTAKGTRDRRMRLSLDVAKELFGLQDMLGFDKASKTVEWLLTQAKPEIIKIATTLSHHGCFSSGDESHIRPVLGSMDTSSDLCELASMWTVDDRGSNTNTTETRGNKVDGRSMRGKRKRPEPRTPILKKLSKEERAKARERAKGRTMEKMMMKMKGRSQLVKVVEEDAHDHGEIIKNNNRSQVNRSSFEMTHCEDKIEELCKNDRFAVCNEFIMNKKDHISNESYDLVNYKPNSSFPVINHHRSQGAANSIEVPYLYLRVTFIIFMSFFPMVLSKAIHS from the exons ATGAACAACAACATTTTCAGTACTACTACCACCATCAATGACGACTACATGTTATTCCCTTATAATGACCATTATTCCTCACAACCATTGCTCCCTTTTAgcccttcttcttccattaaCGACATCTTGATTCACTCCACCTCTAACACATCAAACAATCATCTtgaccatcatcatcaattccAACAACCTTCTCCTTTTTCTCACTTCGAATTTGCCCCGGACTGCGCCCTCCTCACCTCTTTCCACCCAGAAAACAATGGCCATGATGATAACCAAACCATCCCAAACGACAATCATCATCCATCACTTCACTTTCCCTTGAACAACACCATTGTAGAACAACCCACTGAGCCCTCGGAAACTATAAACCTTATAGAAGATTCCCAGAGAATCTCAACTTCTCAAGacccaaaaatgaaaaaagccAAGAAACCCAGCAGAACGGACAGGCACAGCAAGATCAAAACGGCCAAAGGGACACGAGATCGTAGGATGAGACTCTCGCTAGATGTCGCCAAAGAGTTGTTTGGCTTACAAGACATGCTTGGATTTGACAAAGCCAGCAAAACCGTTGAATGGTTGCTTACACAAGCAAAACCTGAGATCATAAAGATCGCGACAACCCTTTCTCACCATGGCTGCTTCAGCAGCGGCGATGAGTCTCATATCC GACCGGTGTTAGGATCCATGGACACATCTTCTGATCTATGTGAACTTGCATCCATGTGGACGGTCGACGATAGAGGCAGCAATACTAACACGACCG AAACAAGAGGAAACAAGGTCGATGGGAGATCGATGAGAGGGAAGAGAAAGAGGCCAGAACCGCGAACGCCCATTTTAAAGAAGTTGTCCAAGGAGGAGAGAGCGAAAGCTAGAGAAAGAGCAAAGGGTAGAACAATggagaaaatgatgatgaagatgaaaggAAGATCACAATTAGTGAAAGTTGTGGAAGAAGACGCTCATGATCATGGTGAGAtaataaagaataataatagaaGCCAAGTGAATCGGAGTTCTTTTGAGATGACACACTGCGAAGACAAGATCGAAGAACTTTGCAAGAACGATCGTTTTGCAGTTTGCAACGAATTTATCATGAATAAGAAAGATCACATTTCAAATGAATCTTATGACTTAGTCAACTACAAACCGAACTCATCATTCCCAGTGATTAACCACCATCGCAGCCAAGGAGCAGCTAATTCCATTGAGGTACCTTATTTATATCTACGAGTcacatttataatttttatgagtttttttccAATGGTTTTATCTAAAGCTATACACAGTTAA
- a CDS encoding uncharacterized protein (unknown protein; BEST Arabidopsis thaliana protein match is: unknown protein (TAIR:AT1G49000.1); Has 95 Blast hits to 95 proteins in 13 species: Archae - 0; Bacteria - 0; Metazoa - 0; Fungi - 0; Plants - 95; Viruses - 0; Other Eukaryotes - 0 (source: NCBI BLink).): protein MERSTPEHVSSAHKRISVSFLVSLMVLCARHASRVSKKLKPKKTRKQTHLEDYLESPKSNGNGSEDGRGGGRFGWSPARTFSPMRVRPKELYTTLSNKAMTMVGRKNKAYDGGPTKKTAVEMVMEEDEEEYGVWQREILMGGKCEPLDYSGVIYYDCSGHQLKQVPPRSPRASLVPERPTRSYVGSLLNPTGKEI from the coding sequence ATGGAGAGATCGACGCCGGAACATGTCTCCTCCGCACACAAGCGCATAAGCGTGAGCTTCCTCGTGTCTCTCATGGTACTTTGTGCTAGACACGCAAGCAGAGTTTCCAAGAAGCTTAAACCCAAGAAGACTCGGAAGCAAACTCATCTTGAAGACTATCTCGAAAGCCCTAAGTCTAACGGAAACGGTAGCGAAGACGgtagaggaggaggaaggtTTGGATGGAGTCCGGCAAGGACTTTTTCTCCTATGAGGGTGCGTCCTAAGGAGCTCTACACGACCTTGAGCAACAAGGCGATGACTATGGTTGGCCGGAAAAACAAAGCTTACGACGGTGGTCCGACGAAGAAGACGGCGGTGGAGATGGTGATGgaggaggatgaggaagagTACGGCGTTTGGCAGAGGGAGATTTTGATGGGAGGAAAATGTGAGCCGTTGGATTACTCAGGCGTGATCTACTACGATTGTAGTGGACATCAGCTAAAACAAGTGCCTCCAAGGTCTCCACGTGCCAGTTTGGTTCCGGAGCGCCCGACTCGTTCTTATGTCGGGTCATTGTTAAACCCGACGGGAAaggaaatttaa
- a CDS encoding Oleosin family protein (Oleosin family protein; FUNCTIONS IN: molecular_function unknown; INVOLVED IN: lipid storage; LOCATED IN: monolayer-surrounded lipid storage body, integral to membrane, membrane; EXPRESSED IN: petal, leaf whorl, male gametophyte, flower; EXPRESSED DURING: L mature pollen stage, M germinated pollen stage, 4 anthesis, petal differentiation and expansion stage; CONTAINS InterPro DOMAIN/s: Oleosin (InterPro:IPR000136); BEST Arabidopsis thaliana protein match is: Oleosin family protein (TAIR:AT1G48990.1); Has 346 Blast hits to 346 proteins in 49 species: Archae - 0; Bacteria - 0; Metazoa - 0; Fungi - 0; Plants - 346; Viruses - 0; Other Eukaryotes - 0 (source: NCBI BLink).) — translation MAERFSSGEAQYWPNYGSTATTTVSNSPISSFFHQLRSHSPTSSQLFGFLALFISTGILLFLLGVSVTAAVLGFIVFLPLIIISSPIWIPVFVVVGGFLTVSGFLVGTVALVSWTYRYFRGMHPVGSNQMDYARSRIYDTASHVKDYAREYGGYFHGRAKDAAPGA, via the coding sequence ATGGCGGAAAGGTTCTCTAGCGGCGAGGCCCAATATTGGCCCAATTATGGTAgcaccgccaccaccaccgttaGCAACAGCCCCATCTCGTCGTTTTTCCATCAGCTCCGATCCCATTCACCAACATCCTCGCAGCTCTTTGGTTTCCTCGCTCTCTTTATCTCCACTGGcatcctcctcttcctccttggTGTAAGCGTCACCGCTGCCGTGCTCGGCTTCATTGTCTTTCTTCCATTGATCATCATCTCGAGTCCGATATGGATTCCCGTTTTTGTCGTCGTTGGCGGGTTCTTAACGGTCTCCGGATTTCTTGTCGGAACGGTGGCTTTAGTGTCGTGGACGTACCGCTATTTCCGGGGAATGCACCCGGTTGGATCGAATCAGATGGATTATGCACGTAGTAGGATCTATGACACGGCATCTCACGTCAAAGATTACGCTAGAGAATACGGTGGTTACTTCCATGGCAGGGCTAAAGATGCGGCCCCTGGTGCTTGA